The following proteins are encoded in a genomic region of Myxococcus virescens:
- a CDS encoding AI-2E family transporter encodes MKASRRQLPVYVPPRTVWIVGTQVLLLILCWAALRALYPVLTLLAVVLLLSIALSPLVRRLTQWGLPRGAGVAIVALALLGMMGVLVGSLVPMLIHQLQALVQSMPAMLERLAQSRWVEELSTRYGVQVQAEDLIRFEPTDVAGRLINVLSSTLGLVAGGITVVVLTVFSLLFGEDLYESTIQWVSPRRQPRVRLLMSRMRKAVANYLAGTLLVMTIGGTVAATVALIQGVPYFLPLGLMVMMMGVIPYLGSIISAVLVGVITLAAVGLKDALIAVAVFIVYQQIESNVLGPMIQRRAIKMNPLLISLVVLCGGALAGLPGVVLAVPLAAAAQVLVQEVLALRQEAWRRSHRMEASKREPGRGAVEEGLLFAGPMAGPRPSAPPSREPPPPDAPSAH; translated from the coding sequence ATGAAGGCATCTCGTCGGCAGCTCCCAGTCTATGTGCCGCCGCGGACGGTCTGGATTGTCGGAACGCAGGTCCTGCTGCTCATCCTGTGCTGGGCCGCGCTTCGGGCGTTGTACCCGGTGCTCACGCTGCTGGCCGTCGTGCTGCTGCTCTCCATCGCGCTGAGCCCCCTGGTGCGCCGGCTGACGCAGTGGGGCCTTCCTCGCGGCGCGGGTGTGGCCATCGTGGCGCTGGCGCTGCTGGGGATGATGGGCGTCCTGGTGGGCTCGCTGGTGCCCATGCTCATCCACCAGCTCCAGGCCCTGGTCCAGTCGATGCCCGCGATGCTTGAACGGCTCGCTCAGTCCCGCTGGGTGGAGGAACTGAGCACGCGTTATGGCGTGCAGGTGCAGGCGGAGGACCTCATCCGCTTCGAGCCGACGGACGTCGCGGGCCGCCTCATCAATGTCCTGTCGTCGACGTTGGGCCTGGTGGCGGGCGGCATCACGGTGGTGGTCCTCACGGTGTTCAGCCTGCTGTTCGGTGAAGACCTCTACGAGAGCACCATCCAGTGGGTGTCACCGCGCCGCCAGCCTCGCGTGCGGTTGCTCATGTCCCGGATGCGCAAGGCCGTGGCCAACTACCTGGCGGGGACCCTGCTGGTGATGACCATTGGCGGAACGGTCGCCGCCACCGTGGCGCTCATCCAGGGCGTGCCGTACTTCCTGCCGCTGGGATTGATGGTGATGATGATGGGCGTCATTCCCTATCTGGGCAGCATCATCAGCGCGGTGCTGGTGGGCGTCATCACCCTGGCCGCGGTGGGCCTCAAGGATGCGCTCATCGCAGTGGCCGTGTTCATCGTGTACCAGCAGATTGAGTCCAACGTGCTGGGCCCCATGATTCAGCGGCGGGCCATCAAGATGAACCCGCTGCTCATCTCCCTCGTGGTGCTCTGTGGCGGCGCGCTGGCGGGGCTGCCCGGCGTCGTCCTGGCGGTGCCGCTGGCCGCGGCGGCGCAGGTGCTGGTGCAGGAAGTGCTCGCGCTTCGCCAGGAAGCGTGGCGGCGCAGCCATCGAATGGAAGCCTCGAAGCGGGAGCCCGGCCGGGGCGCGGTGGAGGAAGGGTTGCTCTTCGCGGGCCCCATGGCGGGGCCACGTCCGTCCGCGCCGCCGAGCCGAGAGCCACCGCCGCCGGACGCTCCCTCGGCGCACTGA